tttatttgattAATTATACTGCGACCCTTGCCAGGTATCCAGCATGAGAAGGGGTCTGAGTGAACGAGTAACTGAGACCAGGAACTTCACATGTTGTATCACAGTCTCTGATGTATGCCAAATGTTTTTTCCCCTGCCAAAGACGACTGGCAATCAGATTAAAGATTCAGACACCTCACcgaatcaatcttttttttgtaaaacaaaactttGATCCTTTTGGTCTTACAGCACAGACCTCAATCGTTGGTCAATCTTAAGATAAGGTAACACAATGTGAGCGTCACCAAAGCTGTgtacagaaataaaatgtaagcaTCTCTAACTGAGGATTCTTTATGCTGTATATCTGAATTCAGAACTGCTTTAAATGCAGTGTATGGGAACAGAAATGCAGCGGCACAGGGAAAATCTTCAACCACATAATCATTCTTTTAGGTCAGATCCAAGATATCTAAACCTGTTCATCTGCATTTTATTACCCATAAATGCTTGTACACTCAAAGGGAAAACATTAAGGGCAAACAAAGAACTTGCTTGCACACTCAAAACTAATAGAATATGTCCCAATGGTCAGAGAAAGACAGTGGATGAACAGTTAGAGCTTTTATTTCATTAACAGCGTGCCTAAACATGAGCTCATTCCACCTAAGAGCAACCTTAGCAAAATATTACACAACTTCAAAAAcagtgtaataaaaaaagacgAGGAGTGTAAAACCTTCTTACCTCAGCTGCTTCAGGTGTGTCTTATATCCCAAAAGAAAAGATTCAAACCTGTTATTCCAGGCTCATGTTTTTCTCCTTCACACAGTCAGACACTTTTCATACATCCTCCCAGCTGAATGTGTTGTCCGGGTTCAGCCGTGCTGCTCAGATCTTTATTGTATTGCTTTTCTCAGGTGATTTGTCTGGCTCTGGGGATCAGTGAGCTgctctctgtttgtcttttttccacCTTGTGTGTTTTCCTAACCCCACCCCTCATCAACTATACCCCACCCCTCTTCTCCTGTATTTAGcagtttcttcttcctcctttctgTCACACTCTTCAGTTTTTAGAAGTGATGCATCATGTTGATATCAGGTTGGTGGAGATCCTCACTCTTGCCCTGCCTTTGTTTGCTCGACCACATTCTGTAACTAGACTTTTCTCTGAAGTTGACATGTGTTGGCTACTCCTCTTTGTTCAGGAAAACTGGTTCTTTTGTTAAGCATGTTTGGCCTACATTGTACTGGAACTGGTGTGACAAGCTTTGCCCGCTCTGGAGTATTTAGTCAACACTAATAAACTAGATTTATTTCTGGTTACAAGCATGCAATGTagataaataatatattaaaagaGTACTGTCAATTAAGAGAATGCAATAATACAGTGGTTTTAGAAGCAAAAGTATTAGCCTCCAACACTTGTGAGCAATTTTAATTTCAAGATAGGACAAACATCTAAAAAGGGGGCCCGAATTAGACACTGATTTTAAGGGGTCATGAGCAAAGATTTGGAAACCGGTTGAATGTACAATAATGCATTGTGTTTTataatcttgtgttttatgCAAAATCTGTATCTGAAAATAAGCTAAGTTACTAAGTGCAGTTAATTACTTTCCAATACAGCAATATGACATAACAGACTTTTCTTGGAACTAAATGAATAACATTAACACATGATGTAACTCTTCTACTAAAAATATCTGCACTTAAAATGGAGGTCTCATAGTTTAACATGTCAGCATTTGCTAAGTAGCACTTAAAGTACAGCTGAAGATGATAGgggtgaagtttttttttaacctgattATGGTGCTAGATGAAAGATTAAAGTTCTACCAGTTATTACAGTTAACCCTGATGGGGACATGAATGCTTTTACTAAATGTCTTGGATATCCATCCAGTAGTTATGAAGACATTTCACCACAATTACAAGTGTCCTCATGGTGGTACTagagtaaggtgaccagatttctcagacaaaatccggggacattttcagctcagaagcgtatttacctccttagcaatgtttttatttttgtaaaacttaaaacggggacactagacctagagctgttcttattaagggctgagccccccccccccccccccgatcctagacccccccctgctgctacttcatactccactacacctcaagatagaaagtcttaatatttcaagatagaaagtcctaatatttcataatgttgtaatgtttactgaactactgacaggttttgctttattgctcaaggcttgtttctgcaacagctcattgagaatcagatacaataaaaactattgaggacatatttccctttgacattgatgcaaaTTAAACGAGATCTctccagtcggcagaaacaagctacaatggaagttaataggataattgtccagtttgtatttacgttcataaaagtgctcgttttgctgctgacagactcagattattattctaagtgtctgacaacattatgggaaggatttctaaggaggtcgacctttctgttaaagattaagatccttttttaaaacataaaagtccgcgaaattgcgttcactaaacccaccagactccatgtaaataaccagtgattttagcatggTAAAAcccggctttctaaaacatctctgagcttgtctggagcgaccatcggctccgttttgtcagtttttttctttctttcatgccaatttcgggtctttcagtcacactgaaaaaaccggggacatttccggggacagatccagccggggacaggtagccaaaatcggggactgtccccggaaaccggggacgtctggtcaccctatacTAGAGGAACAGCCAGGGGATCGCcagtcattaggattcatcctgTTGGGCCCATGGATATTGTTGACTGGTTAAGgttttgagatatttcattCTGTACCAAAGTGGTCGACCGACTGTCCCACCTCCCATAGAGCCACgccactagcatggctaaaaatattaaattcaaGTTACATAATGCAACAAATACACAACTGCAACATGTTTGTACTTTTGAATTTCAGTAGAAAAAATGACCAGCTTTATAATCTGGAAGTTGTCaatgtttcttttaataataGGCACATAATTGCAGGTAACAGTGGAATGGTATGTTACATTATTGACACTATTTGTTATTAGAGGTCAACTGCAAATATACGGCTTGGTTTCAGAAGGCACAGAAActatgaaatgtgaaaaaattattaaaattagaATCTATAAGCACACCAGTGTTTGAAGGCAGATTTATACATTATTTCACAACTTGGTAGTTGATTTGCCAGGCTGAGGTCCCAGCCACCTCTCCCCTGAAACAGAGAACTAAATTAGATACCATTtctatataaaaacatgtatattATCAAGGTGATTTACAGCAAGTGCAATATTAGATTAAGGCTATGTCAAGTGTCACTTCAATCTTTCTACTGTCACTTTTacatgatgtgtgtttgtgaatgatgtacagtacaacacTTTTCTCACCAATGCAGTGGGCCATGAGCTCAAATCTGTCAGAACCAAAAAACACCTCTGGCTTTCCATTTACGTGACACACCACGAGGGGGAAGCCAAATGCCTGAGAAGACGCAATAAAAGAGAATTTGATCATTAGTAATGTATTGATCTCTTGTCTGAATCTAAAAAAGGAGACCTAAAGGAAAACTGACCCCGTAATCAAGTGCACACTGTGTTGTGCTTTTCAGCTTGTCTCTGATCTCCTTTGACGTGGACAGCTTCAGAACTTCTTCAATCTCGCTGTCAGACAGTCCAGCTTTCATCGCTGCCTGCACAAACAATGTGACAAGCACAACACTAAACAGTACTACTTCATCTTCTCAACAACGCCAGGCTGGATAAGTTGGTACCTCAGAAAGCGATGCAGGTGCAGTGATGTCTTTGTCTTCACTCCAGATCCTTCTCCACAGCTCCCGGGACACCCGCTCCACCTGCTCGTCTCCAcccttctccctctcttgtACTGCTGCCACAAATCTCATTGCAGACAAGGAGCCTATggtaaagaaaacagaagacttgaaacttgcggcATTATTAGCTTTTGCTCAATAAAGAAATAGTACCACCACAGTTCTGGTGAAAAGCTGAATTACCAACTTAACCCAGCCATggttaaatgaaaacacatcacTGCACTGATCCCATCAAATCCTGCTAACCTTTTTTGAACATGGCCTCAAAGGGGTCAGATGGCTCCTGCAAGGgaacaccaaaatactctgaCAAGCGGTTCAGATCTTTGGTCATGTACAGGAATTTGTTTGGAACCACACCAGGGGGCTTGTTTCCTGTCATGAAAGATAAATattgtataaatataaatagtaCTAGTGTCCACACGGATATTCTTTCAGTGTTACTTAAGGGTAAGTATTAGCATCacaatgtactgtacttaaagccggggtcttcaacgttttgaGGCTACCTGAGTGGCTACCTTACCCATAATAAGCTTATCTTCAATgtgtacattttatgttttatttcacaaataggccaatttatctttgctattaaaatgttttcagacacaattgttgaaaaaaaaaaaaataatatatgtttaacacatttcttgatattttgcattttttatctGAAAGTATCTAAAGTTAAAATGCATGAGTAATAAGTACAAGCACCTTAAGATAAAACTACAGTTTTActttacagtacttgagtaaatgtacttagttactgtCCACCAATGTTCGTATACCTGCTCCTTGCATGACGCCACCCAGAAAAGCAGGACGCAGTTTGAGCTCTATATTCCACACGTGTCTGTAGCGGCACATTACctgcacacgcgcgcacacacacacacacacacacacacacacacacacacacacacacacacacacacacacacacaccacacacacacacacacacacacacacacacacacaccacacacacaccccacacacacaccacacacgggTAAAAAGATTGTATTTGTATTCTTTTATTAAGTCTGTGTCTATGAAGTTGACATAAAAGGAGAAACAAACCTCAAAGCCAAGCCAAGAGTACGGGGAAACCACGTCGTAGAACAACTCGATCACTTTCTTAGATGTCATCTTC
The Etheostoma spectabile isolate EspeVRDwgs_2016 chromosome 6, UIUC_Espe_1.0, whole genome shotgun sequence genome window above contains:
- the LOC116691305 gene encoding glutathione S-transferase kappa 1; its protein translation is MTSKKVIELFYDVVSPYSWLGFEVMCRYRHVWNIELKLRPAFLGGVMQGAGNKPPGVVPNKFLYMTKDLNRLSEYFGVPLQEPSDPFEAMFKKGSLSAMRFVAAVQEREKGGDEQVERVSRELWRRIWSEDKDITAPASLSEAAMKAGLSDSEIEEVLKLSTSKEIRDKLKSTTQCALDYGAFGFPLVVCHVNGKPEVFFGSDRFELMAHCIGERWLGPQPGKSTTKL